Part of the Candidatus Thermoplasmatota archaeon genome is shown below.
CCCGGAAGCCGTCGCCGCGGCCGTCGTCGGCGCGGGTGTCGCCCTCCTCGGAGCCGCCCTCGCCCTCGCCCACCGCCACGTGTCGCGCTCGAACATCCTCTCGAACGCGGTGCGGGCGCGCATCCTGGAGGCGATGCGCGCCGACCCGGGCGCCACGATCCAGGAGCTCGCGCGCGTCGCGGGCGTGAGCCACACGACGGCCACGTATCATCTGGGCCTCCTCGAGGAGGTGGACCTCGCCGTCGCCGAAACCGTAGGGAACCGCAAGCACTGGTTCACCAACGGAGCCGTCGCGAACCGCGCGCTGCGCCTCCGGATCCTCCTTGGACGGATGGGTCGCGCGCGCGAGGTCCTCTCGGCCGTCGAGTCCGGTCCGGCCCGCCTCGCGGACGTCGCGGGCGCCCTCGGCATGAGTCTCCCCGGGGCCCTCTGGCACCTCAAGCGGCTCGTGGACCTCGGCCTCGTCGACCGCGACGGGGACAGGTACCGGG
Proteins encoded:
- a CDS encoding helix-turn-helix domain-containing protein is translated as PEAVAAAVVGAGVALLGAALALAHRHVSRSNILSNAVRARILEAMRADPGATIQELARVAGVSHTTATYHLGLLEEVDLAVAETVGNRKHWFTNGAVANRALRLRILLGRMGRAREVLSAVESGPARLADVAGALGMSLPGALWHLKRLVDLGLVDRDGDRYRAGTSQR